The Treponema phagedenis DNA segment TTGTTCTGTAAAGGGAAGAAACTTCAAGATCATCTAAAAAAGTCCTCAATTCTTTTACCGCTGCCTGTAATATTGCCCGCGAATCTCCTTGGTTTGAGCCAAGCCCAAGCAGAACCTGTTCTTTCACTTAAAACAAACCGTCCTTATCGTCAAAAATCTGTTGCGCAGCGGGTTTTGCGTTTTTTGCGGCAGGCTCTTCCTGTTTTTTCTCTGCCGGTTCATTTTCTTCTTTTTTACCGGTTTTATCAGTTTTATCAGTGTCTTTTACGGGTTTTTCTGCTACTGCTGCGGTTTTCTTCTCTTCCGTCGCCGGAGCGGTTTGGGGCTTTGCGGCAAAGCTTGAAACAAACTTTTGACCGGGGAAGAGTTTTTCCCGTATTTGTTTTTCAATCTGCATGGTTAAATCAAGGTTTTCCTGTAAGAATTTTGTGGCATTTTCTTTACCCTGCCCGATTTTTTCTTCGCCATATGAATACCATGCGCCTTTTTTATCGATAATTTCCTGTTTTACCGCAGCATCCAGTATGCTGCCAAAAATTGAAAAGCCTTTGCCGAACAGAATTTCAGTTTCCAGTTTTCTGAAAGGCGGCGCAAGTTTGTTTTTTACCACACGGATACGCACCATATTTCCCCAGGCCTCTTCTTCGCCTTTACCGAGCGTATCGGTTTTGCGTACCTCAATACGAATAGAAGCATAAAACTTAAGGGCGTTTCCGCCGGTGGTGGTTTCGGGGTTGCCGAACATAACGCCGATTTTCATGCGCAGCTGATTGATAA contains these protein-coding regions:
- the recA gene encoding recombinase RecA; protein product: MAKAVKMEIPVNANPEEKLKALEAARLQIEKQFGQGSLMKLGKDNVATGVDVIPSGNILLDEALGIGGYPRGRIIEIYGPESSGKTTLALHAVAEAQKRGGIAAFIDAEHALDPQYAQALGVNIDELWVSQPDTGEQALEIAESLVRSGAVDIIVVDSVAALTPQAEIEGEMGDSHMGLQARLMSQALRKLTAIINKSKCMIIFINQLRMKIGVMFGNPETTTGGNALKFYASIRIEVRKTDTLGKGEEEAWGNMVRIRVVKNKLAPPFRKLETEILFGKGFSIFGSILDAAVKQEIIDKKGAWYSYGEEKIGQGKENATKFLQENLDLTMQIEKQIREKLFPGQKFVSSFAAKPQTAPATEEKKTAAVAEKPVKDTDKTDKTGKKEENEPAEKKQEEPAAKNAKPAAQQIFDDKDGLF